In the genome of Chlamydia trachomatis A/HAR-13, one region contains:
- the alaS gene encoding alanine--tRNA ligase yields the protein MLSNTLRSNFLKFYANRNHTPVASSPVFPHNDPSILFTNAGMNQFKNIFLGKEQTSYTRATTSQKCIRAGGKHNDLENVGHTSRHLTFFEMLGNFSFGDYFKQDAISFAWEVSLSIFNFDPDFIYATVHEKDDEAFALWEKYLPTDRIFRLTDKDNFWSMADTGPCGFCSELLFDRGEKFGKAASPLEDVDGERFLEYWNLVFMEFNRTSDGTLLALQKKCVDTGAGLERLVSLLAETETVFEADVLRHLISKIENLSGTTYSPTEAKGAAFRVIADHIRSLSFAIADGLLPGNTERGYVLRKILRRAVNYGKRLGFNRPFLADVVPSLVDVMGEAYPELSASVTQIQEVLTTEEEHFFKTLQRGGNLLQQVLKSSASSAKISGEDAFKLKDTYGLPIDEIALLAKDYNYAIDMDTFEKLEVEAKERSRKNTKKTKNDSDSVFQDLDPTNTSEFIGYDTLSCDTFIEGIIKYNEIASSLEEGDEGAIILRTTPFYAGKGGQIGDSGEIFCESGTFLVSHTIAPKAGLIVHLGKLSQGSLTTTMAVTAQVNQNLRKKTANNHTGCHLLHKALEMTLGEHIRQAGSYVDSQKIRLDFTHNKALSPEDLLAIETLVNEKIRENDPVTIREVLYSDVMSSSEIKQFFGDKYGDIVRVVSAGFSHELCGGTHAQATGDIGYFRITKEHAVATGIRRIEATTGEDAENIAREQDVDLNEIATVIQSPKDQILVKIRSVMEEKKDLAKQVADLENQLVQQQVKTLLTSCEKICDTSYLVYYLTEEEGQRIQHYANAIHKEIPTNFISLWITEKNGRYIVLSRVSDDLTKRGVQAHTLLAELLAPYGGRCGGKAISAQGSSAELPQIEFLNKTLRQWISTQLA from the coding sequence CTCTTCGATCCAATTTTCTAAAATTCTATGCTAACCGGAACCATACACCTGTAGCATCTTCTCCTGTTTTCCCGCATAATGATCCTTCCATACTCTTTACGAATGCGGGAATGAACCAGTTCAAAAATATTTTCCTAGGGAAAGAGCAGACGAGTTACACAAGGGCAACGACATCTCAAAAATGCATTCGTGCCGGGGGAAAACATAATGATTTAGAAAATGTTGGACACACCTCCCGACATCTTACCTTTTTTGAAATGTTAGGGAATTTTTCCTTCGGTGATTACTTCAAACAAGACGCTATTTCCTTTGCTTGGGAAGTCTCGCTTTCTATTTTCAATTTTGATCCTGATTTTATTTATGCCACCGTGCATGAAAAGGATGATGAAGCTTTCGCTCTTTGGGAAAAATATCTTCCGACAGACAGAATTTTTCGTTTAACAGACAAAGATAATTTCTGGAGTATGGCGGATACCGGACCTTGCGGATTCTGTTCCGAGCTTTTATTCGATCGAGGAGAAAAATTTGGGAAAGCTGCTTCTCCTCTTGAAGACGTTGATGGAGAACGCTTCTTAGAGTATTGGAACCTCGTATTCATGGAGTTTAATAGAACTTCTGACGGGACTCTTTTAGCTTTGCAGAAGAAGTGTGTTGATACAGGTGCCGGCTTAGAACGTCTAGTTTCTCTATTAGCTGAAACAGAAACCGTATTCGAAGCAGACGTCTTAAGACATCTTATTTCCAAAATAGAAAATTTATCCGGGACAACATACTCTCCAACAGAAGCAAAAGGAGCCGCCTTCCGAGTGATCGCGGACCATATCCGTTCTCTTTCTTTCGCAATAGCTGATGGGCTGTTACCAGGGAATACTGAACGAGGCTATGTTTTAAGAAAAATTCTCCGCCGAGCTGTCAATTACGGAAAACGCTTAGGATTCAATCGCCCTTTTCTAGCCGATGTGGTTCCTTCACTAGTGGATGTAATGGGAGAAGCATATCCTGAACTCTCTGCATCAGTCACACAAATCCAAGAAGTCTTGACTACAGAAGAAGAGCATTTCTTCAAAACGTTGCAGAGAGGTGGGAATCTACTCCAACAAGTACTGAAATCTTCAGCTTCTTCCGCTAAGATTTCTGGAGAAGATGCCTTCAAACTCAAAGATACTTACGGGCTTCCTATCGATGAAATTGCCCTACTGGCAAAGGACTATAACTACGCAATAGATATGGATACCTTTGAGAAGCTTGAAGTAGAAGCTAAAGAACGCTCTCGAAAAAACACGAAAAAAACTAAGAATGACAGTGACTCTGTGTTCCAAGATTTAGATCCAACTAACACTTCCGAGTTTATCGGATACGATACTCTTTCCTGCGACACCTTTATTGAAGGAATTATTAAGTACAACGAAATTGCTTCATCACTGGAAGAAGGAGATGAAGGAGCAATTATTTTACGAACCACCCCGTTTTACGCGGGAAAAGGTGGGCAAATAGGAGACTCTGGAGAAATTTTCTGTGAATCAGGAACTTTCCTGGTATCTCATACTATTGCCCCTAAAGCAGGACTCATCGTTCATCTAGGGAAACTTTCTCAAGGAAGTTTGACAACGACAATGGCTGTCACCGCACAGGTAAACCAAAACCTTCGGAAAAAAACCGCTAATAATCACACAGGATGCCATCTTCTACACAAAGCTCTTGAAATGACTCTTGGAGAACATATCCGTCAGGCAGGTTCTTATGTCGACTCTCAAAAAATTCGTTTAGACTTTACTCATAACAAAGCGCTATCACCAGAGGATCTTCTAGCAATAGAAACTCTCGTGAATGAGAAAATTAGAGAAAATGATCCGGTAACGATTCGAGAAGTTTTGTATTCTGACGTAATGAGCTCTTCAGAAATCAAACAGTTTTTCGGGGATAAATACGGAGATATTGTTCGTGTTGTTTCAGCAGGATTTTCCCACGAACTATGTGGAGGAACGCATGCTCAGGCAACTGGAGATATTGGCTATTTCAGAATTACCAAAGAACATGCTGTTGCAACAGGAATCCGTCGTATAGAAGCAACAACAGGAGAAGACGCCGAGAATATTGCTCGTGAACAAGATGTGGATTTAAATGAGATAGCTACCGTTATCCAATCTCCTAAAGATCAAATCCTTGTCAAAATCCGCAGTGTAATGGAAGAAAAAAAGGATTTAGCCAAACAAGTTGCTGATTTGGAAAATCAGCTTGTTCAGCAACAAGTAAAAACCCTGTTAACTTCCTGTGAGAAAATCTGTGATACTTCGTACTTAGTTTACTATTTAACTGAGGAAGAAGGACAAAGAATTCAACACTACGCAAATGCTATACATAAGGAAATTCCTACCAACTTCATTTCTTTATGGATCACAGAAAAGAATGGTCGCTACATTGTCTTGTCTAGAGTCTCCGATGATTTAACAAAACGAGGCGTTCAGGCACACACTTTACTTGCAGAACTTCTTGCTCCATATGGTGGGCGTTGTGGCGGGAAAGCGATTTCGGCACAAGGTAGTTCCGCGGAGCTACCTCAAATAGAGTTTCTTAACAAAACTTTAAGACAATGGATTTCGACCCAACTAGCATAG